Proteins from one Panicum virgatum strain AP13 chromosome 7K, P.virgatum_v5, whole genome shotgun sequence genomic window:
- the LOC120639493 gene encoding TATA box-binding protein-associated factor RNA polymerase I subunit B-like isoform X3 has protein sequence MDLDPGGASPDPFGCGALHLVCEYCGSADDYSADDAEEGMFTCRRCYAVHATQATAADPHDFPATGSISVRRVATQPTAKLTTPTPAPYPRTPHAPAPAAAPAGTGFDDFREPSEPRDFAPSAGARGKPEDLGARVRWRYVRGLQVILQRQLEVLVERHQVGALVCGVAGPIWVRWVAASKVFDNMWAHQVLADHSKRSGGGDGSIFPHQKDRRRVEFAFLRSLRTLLPVYSTLAVCFLACHIAREAILPSDIYRWAMESKIPYLAVFTDVDRLLGSSLYQQRCPLDARQLFRPVQVIGAWQLEAAAGSIAQRIGLRLPSVNFYAIAYRCLKDLALPVDKILPHACRIYEWAMPAELWLSSNPARVPTRVCVMAILVVTLRILYNINGQGIWEKICEERRNTGGSDPDENLPTFTILDDSNREEFGLRELLCAIAAAYDKINVVHDYSSDLRSYLKYCNEVIFTGLTCSTEEENLIEIFRDMYKAREDDNPKEHIKSQSQDIEEMTITDGVKKRSRDGTFIEASCISSSSGGGD, from the exons ATGGATCTCGACCCCGGCggcgcctcgcccgacccctttGGCTGCGGCGCCCTCCACCTCGTATGCGAATACTGCGGCTCCGCCGATGACTACAGCGCCGACGACGCTGAAGAGGGGATGTTCACGTGCCGCCGGTGCTATGCCGTGCACGCCACGCAGGcaaccgccgccgacccgcacGACTTCCCCGCCACAGGCAGCATCTCCGTCCGCCGCGTCGCCACCCAGCCCACCGCCAAGCTCACCACCCCCACACCCGCGCCCTACCCGAGGACCCCTCACGCCCCCGCCCCAGCTGCCGCCCCCGCCGGGACTGGGTTCGACGACTTCCGGGAGCCGAGCGAGCCGCGGGATTTTGCGCCCAGCGCCGGGGCGCGGGGGAAGCCCGAGGATCTGGGGGCGCGGGTGCGCTGGCGCTACGTGAGGGGCCTCCAGGTCATTCTGCAGCGGCAGCTGGAGGTGCTGGTGGAGCGCCACCAGGTGGGCGCGCTCGTATGTGGCGTCGCTGGACCCATCTGGGTGCGGTGGGTCGCTGCATCCAAGGTGTTCGACAATATGTGGGCGCACCAGGTGCTCGCGGACCACAGCAAGCGTTCTGGTGGTGGAG ATGGTAGTATCTTTCCGCATCAAAAAGACAGGCGCAGGGTTGAGTTTGCCTTTCTGCGCTCACTGAGAACGTTGCTGCCCGTTTACTCGACACTGGCAGTTTGTTTCTTGGCCTGTCATATTGCCCGTGAGGCCATCCTACCTAGTGACATTTACAGATGGGCAATGGAATCCAAAATTCCTTATCTGGCAGTGTTTACTGACGTAGACAGGCTCCTTGGGAGCTCACTGTACCAGCAACGCTGCCCTTTGGATGCAAGGCAGCTGTTCAGGCCGGTGCAAGTTATTGGAGCATGGCAACTAGAAGCTGCTGCTGGATCCATAGCACAAAGAATAGGCTTGAGACTTCCTTCAGTTAACTTTTATGCAATTGCATATCGTTGTTTGAAGGACTTGGCACTGCCTGTAGATAAAATCCTTCCCCACGCCTGCCGGATTTATGAGTGGGCAATGCCTGCAGAACTATGGTTGTCCAGTAATCCTGCTAGAGTCCCTACACGGGTTTGTGTGATGGCTATACTAGTAGTGACTCTACGAATTTTGTATAACATCAACGGTCAAGGCATATGGGAG AAGATTTGTGAGGAAAGAAGAAACACAGGTGGATCTGATCCTGATGAAAATTTACCAACTTTCACGATTCTCGATGACAGTAACAGAGAGGAGTTTGGGTTGAGAGAACTGTTGTGTGCTATTGCAGCTGCCTATGATAAAATAAATGTTGTGCACG ACTACTCAAGTGACCTCCGTTCTTATCTCAAATACTGCAATGAAGTTATTTTTACTGGGCTTACATGTTCAACGGAAGAGGAGAATCTCATAGAGATCTTTCGGGATATGTACAAGGCCAGGGAG GATGACAATCCAAAAGAGCATATAAAATCCCAGTCTCAAGATATTGAAGAAATGACAATTACAGATGGAGTGAAAAAGCGCTCCCGGGATGGAACATTTATTGAAGCAAGTTGCATTTCTTCATCTTCAG GAGGCGGAGACTAA
- the LOC120639493 gene encoding TATA box-binding protein-associated factor RNA polymerase I subunit B-like isoform X4 yields the protein MDLDPGGASPDPFGCGALHLVCEYCGSADDYSADDAEEGMFTCRRCYAVHATQATAADPHDFPATGSISVRRVATQPTAKLTTPTPAPYPRTPHAPAPAAAPAGTGFDDFREPSEPRDFAPSAGARGKPEDLGARVRWRYVRGLQVILQRQLEVLVERHQVGALVCGVAGPIWVRWVAASKVFDNMWAHQVLADHSKRSGGGDGSIFPHQKDRRRVEFAFLRSLRTLLPVYSTLAVCFLACHIAREAILPSDIYRWAMESKIPYLAVFTDVDRLLGSSLYQQRCPLDARQLFRPVQVIGAWQLEAAAGSIAQRIGLRLPSVNFYAIAYRCLKDLALPVDKILPHACRIYEWAMPAELWLSSNPARVPTRVCVMAILVVTLRILYNINGQGIWEICEERRNTGGSDPDENLPTFTILDDSNREEFGLRELLCAIAAAYDKINVVHDYSSDLRSYLKYCNEVIFTGLTCSTEEENLIEIFRDMYKAREDDNPKEHIKSQSQDIEEMTITDGVKKRSRDGTFIEASCISSSSGGGD from the exons ATGGATCTCGACCCCGGCggcgcctcgcccgacccctttGGCTGCGGCGCCCTCCACCTCGTATGCGAATACTGCGGCTCCGCCGATGACTACAGCGCCGACGACGCTGAAGAGGGGATGTTCACGTGCCGCCGGTGCTATGCCGTGCACGCCACGCAGGcaaccgccgccgacccgcacGACTTCCCCGCCACAGGCAGCATCTCCGTCCGCCGCGTCGCCACCCAGCCCACCGCCAAGCTCACCACCCCCACACCCGCGCCCTACCCGAGGACCCCTCACGCCCCCGCCCCAGCTGCCGCCCCCGCCGGGACTGGGTTCGACGACTTCCGGGAGCCGAGCGAGCCGCGGGATTTTGCGCCCAGCGCCGGGGCGCGGGGGAAGCCCGAGGATCTGGGGGCGCGGGTGCGCTGGCGCTACGTGAGGGGCCTCCAGGTCATTCTGCAGCGGCAGCTGGAGGTGCTGGTGGAGCGCCACCAGGTGGGCGCGCTCGTATGTGGCGTCGCTGGACCCATCTGGGTGCGGTGGGTCGCTGCATCCAAGGTGTTCGACAATATGTGGGCGCACCAGGTGCTCGCGGACCACAGCAAGCGTTCTGGTGGTGGAG ATGGTAGTATCTTTCCGCATCAAAAAGACAGGCGCAGGGTTGAGTTTGCCTTTCTGCGCTCACTGAGAACGTTGCTGCCCGTTTACTCGACACTGGCAGTTTGTTTCTTGGCCTGTCATATTGCCCGTGAGGCCATCCTACCTAGTGACATTTACAGATGGGCAATGGAATCCAAAATTCCTTATCTGGCAGTGTTTACTGACGTAGACAGGCTCCTTGGGAGCTCACTGTACCAGCAACGCTGCCCTTTGGATGCAAGGCAGCTGTTCAGGCCGGTGCAAGTTATTGGAGCATGGCAACTAGAAGCTGCTGCTGGATCCATAGCACAAAGAATAGGCTTGAGACTTCCTTCAGTTAACTTTTATGCAATTGCATATCGTTGTTTGAAGGACTTGGCACTGCCTGTAGATAAAATCCTTCCCCACGCCTGCCGGATTTATGAGTGGGCAATGCCTGCAGAACTATGGTTGTCCAGTAATCCTGCTAGAGTCCCTACACGGGTTTGTGTGATGGCTATACTAGTAGTGACTCTACGAATTTTGTATAACATCAACGGTCAAGGCATATGGGAG ATTTGTGAGGAAAGAAGAAACACAGGTGGATCTGATCCTGATGAAAATTTACCAACTTTCACGATTCTCGATGACAGTAACAGAGAGGAGTTTGGGTTGAGAGAACTGTTGTGTGCTATTGCAGCTGCCTATGATAAAATAAATGTTGTGCACG ACTACTCAAGTGACCTCCGTTCTTATCTCAAATACTGCAATGAAGTTATTTTTACTGGGCTTACATGTTCAACGGAAGAGGAGAATCTCATAGAGATCTTTCGGGATATGTACAAGGCCAGGGAG GATGACAATCCAAAAGAGCATATAAAATCCCAGTCTCAAGATATTGAAGAAATGACAATTACAGATGGAGTGAAAAAGCGCTCCCGGGATGGAACATTTATTGAAGCAAGTTGCATTTCTTCATCTTCAG GAGGCGGAGACTAA
- the LOC120639493 gene encoding TATA box-binding protein-associated factor RNA polymerase I subunit B-like isoform X2: MDLDPGGASPDPFGCGALHLVCEYCGSADDYSADDAEEGMFTCRRCYAVHATQATAADPHDFPATGSISVRRVATQPTAKLTTPTPAPYPRTPHAPAPAAAPAGTGFDDFREPSEPRDFAPSAGARGKPEDLGARVRWRYVRGLQVILQRQLEVLVERHQVGALVCGVAGPIWVRWVAASKVFDNMWAHQVLADHSKRSGGGDGSIFPHQKDRRRVEFAFLRSLRTLLPVYSTLAVCFLACHIAREAILPSDIYRWAMESKIPYLAVFTDVDRLLGSSLYQQRCPLDARQLFRPVQVIGAWQLEAAAGSIAQRIGLRLPSVNFYAIAYRCLKDLALPVDKILPHACRIYEWAMPAELWLSSNPARVPTRVCVMAILVVTLRILYNINGQGIWEICEERRNTGGSDPDENLPTFTILDDSNREEFGLRELLCAIAAAYDKINVVHDYSSDLRSYLKYCNEVIFTGLTCSTEEENLIEIFRDMYKAREDDNPKEHIKSQSQDIEEMTITDGVKKRSRDGTFIEASCISSSSGDDALQIIKSEMQDHGFHYMPPRKPRKSDGYLRYRRRRLSGGFVCVAHADYYMLLRAFAKLAEVNVCIMHISVLNLEKRLACIEDRIKRSLNTLQNLSSQPKYELRPVSD, encoded by the exons ATGGATCTCGACCCCGGCggcgcctcgcccgacccctttGGCTGCGGCGCCCTCCACCTCGTATGCGAATACTGCGGCTCCGCCGATGACTACAGCGCCGACGACGCTGAAGAGGGGATGTTCACGTGCCGCCGGTGCTATGCCGTGCACGCCACGCAGGcaaccgccgccgacccgcacGACTTCCCCGCCACAGGCAGCATCTCCGTCCGCCGCGTCGCCACCCAGCCCACCGCCAAGCTCACCACCCCCACACCCGCGCCCTACCCGAGGACCCCTCACGCCCCCGCCCCAGCTGCCGCCCCCGCCGGGACTGGGTTCGACGACTTCCGGGAGCCGAGCGAGCCGCGGGATTTTGCGCCCAGCGCCGGGGCGCGGGGGAAGCCCGAGGATCTGGGGGCGCGGGTGCGCTGGCGCTACGTGAGGGGCCTCCAGGTCATTCTGCAGCGGCAGCTGGAGGTGCTGGTGGAGCGCCACCAGGTGGGCGCGCTCGTATGTGGCGTCGCTGGACCCATCTGGGTGCGGTGGGTCGCTGCATCCAAGGTGTTCGACAATATGTGGGCGCACCAGGTGCTCGCGGACCACAGCAAGCGTTCTGGTGGTGGAG ATGGTAGTATCTTTCCGCATCAAAAAGACAGGCGCAGGGTTGAGTTTGCCTTTCTGCGCTCACTGAGAACGTTGCTGCCCGTTTACTCGACACTGGCAGTTTGTTTCTTGGCCTGTCATATTGCCCGTGAGGCCATCCTACCTAGTGACATTTACAGATGGGCAATGGAATCCAAAATTCCTTATCTGGCAGTGTTTACTGACGTAGACAGGCTCCTTGGGAGCTCACTGTACCAGCAACGCTGCCCTTTGGATGCAAGGCAGCTGTTCAGGCCGGTGCAAGTTATTGGAGCATGGCAACTAGAAGCTGCTGCTGGATCCATAGCACAAAGAATAGGCTTGAGACTTCCTTCAGTTAACTTTTATGCAATTGCATATCGTTGTTTGAAGGACTTGGCACTGCCTGTAGATAAAATCCTTCCCCACGCCTGCCGGATTTATGAGTGGGCAATGCCTGCAGAACTATGGTTGTCCAGTAATCCTGCTAGAGTCCCTACACGGGTTTGTGTGATGGCTATACTAGTAGTGACTCTACGAATTTTGTATAACATCAACGGTCAAGGCATATGGGAG ATTTGTGAGGAAAGAAGAAACACAGGTGGATCTGATCCTGATGAAAATTTACCAACTTTCACGATTCTCGATGACAGTAACAGAGAGGAGTTTGGGTTGAGAGAACTGTTGTGTGCTATTGCAGCTGCCTATGATAAAATAAATGTTGTGCACG ACTACTCAAGTGACCTCCGTTCTTATCTCAAATACTGCAATGAAGTTATTTTTACTGGGCTTACATGTTCAACGGAAGAGGAGAATCTCATAGAGATCTTTCGGGATATGTACAAGGCCAGGGAG GATGACAATCCAAAAGAGCATATAAAATCCCAGTCTCAAGATATTGAAGAAATGACAATTACAGATGGAGTGAAAAAGCGCTCCCGGGATGGAACATTTATTGAAGCAAGTTGCATTTCTTCATCTTCAGGTGATGATGCACTGCAAATCATCAAGTCAGAGATGCAAGATCATGGATTTCATTATATGCCGCCTAGGAAGCCAAGGAAATCTGATGGTTATCTTCGTTACAGGAGGCGGAGACTAAGTGGTGGCTTTGTTTGTGTTGCGCATGCTGATTACTACATGTTGCTACGAGCTTTTGCAAAGCTTGCAGAAGTTAATGTTTGTATCATGCATATCAGTGTGTTAAATCTTGAGAAGAGACTTGCATGTATTGAGGATCGAATTAAAAGAAGCTTGAACACCTTACAGAACCTCTCTAGCCAACCAAAATATGAGCTAAGGCCTGTATCCGATTGA
- the LOC120639493 gene encoding TATA box-binding protein-associated factor RNA polymerase I subunit B-like isoform X1, with amino-acid sequence MDLDPGGASPDPFGCGALHLVCEYCGSADDYSADDAEEGMFTCRRCYAVHATQATAADPHDFPATGSISVRRVATQPTAKLTTPTPAPYPRTPHAPAPAAAPAGTGFDDFREPSEPRDFAPSAGARGKPEDLGARVRWRYVRGLQVILQRQLEVLVERHQVGALVCGVAGPIWVRWVAASKVFDNMWAHQVLADHSKRSGGGDGSIFPHQKDRRRVEFAFLRSLRTLLPVYSTLAVCFLACHIAREAILPSDIYRWAMESKIPYLAVFTDVDRLLGSSLYQQRCPLDARQLFRPVQVIGAWQLEAAAGSIAQRIGLRLPSVNFYAIAYRCLKDLALPVDKILPHACRIYEWAMPAELWLSSNPARVPTRVCVMAILVVTLRILYNINGQGIWEKICEERRNTGGSDPDENLPTFTILDDSNREEFGLRELLCAIAAAYDKINVVHDYSSDLRSYLKYCNEVIFTGLTCSTEEENLIEIFRDMYKAREDDNPKEHIKSQSQDIEEMTITDGVKKRSRDGTFIEASCISSSSGDDALQIIKSEMQDHGFHYMPPRKPRKSDGYLRYRRRRLSGGFVCVAHADYYMLLRAFAKLAEVNVCIMHISVLNLEKRLACIEDRIKRSLNTLQNLSSQPKYELRPVSD; translated from the exons ATGGATCTCGACCCCGGCggcgcctcgcccgacccctttGGCTGCGGCGCCCTCCACCTCGTATGCGAATACTGCGGCTCCGCCGATGACTACAGCGCCGACGACGCTGAAGAGGGGATGTTCACGTGCCGCCGGTGCTATGCCGTGCACGCCACGCAGGcaaccgccgccgacccgcacGACTTCCCCGCCACAGGCAGCATCTCCGTCCGCCGCGTCGCCACCCAGCCCACCGCCAAGCTCACCACCCCCACACCCGCGCCCTACCCGAGGACCCCTCACGCCCCCGCCCCAGCTGCCGCCCCCGCCGGGACTGGGTTCGACGACTTCCGGGAGCCGAGCGAGCCGCGGGATTTTGCGCCCAGCGCCGGGGCGCGGGGGAAGCCCGAGGATCTGGGGGCGCGGGTGCGCTGGCGCTACGTGAGGGGCCTCCAGGTCATTCTGCAGCGGCAGCTGGAGGTGCTGGTGGAGCGCCACCAGGTGGGCGCGCTCGTATGTGGCGTCGCTGGACCCATCTGGGTGCGGTGGGTCGCTGCATCCAAGGTGTTCGACAATATGTGGGCGCACCAGGTGCTCGCGGACCACAGCAAGCGTTCTGGTGGTGGAG ATGGTAGTATCTTTCCGCATCAAAAAGACAGGCGCAGGGTTGAGTTTGCCTTTCTGCGCTCACTGAGAACGTTGCTGCCCGTTTACTCGACACTGGCAGTTTGTTTCTTGGCCTGTCATATTGCCCGTGAGGCCATCCTACCTAGTGACATTTACAGATGGGCAATGGAATCCAAAATTCCTTATCTGGCAGTGTTTACTGACGTAGACAGGCTCCTTGGGAGCTCACTGTACCAGCAACGCTGCCCTTTGGATGCAAGGCAGCTGTTCAGGCCGGTGCAAGTTATTGGAGCATGGCAACTAGAAGCTGCTGCTGGATCCATAGCACAAAGAATAGGCTTGAGACTTCCTTCAGTTAACTTTTATGCAATTGCATATCGTTGTTTGAAGGACTTGGCACTGCCTGTAGATAAAATCCTTCCCCACGCCTGCCGGATTTATGAGTGGGCAATGCCTGCAGAACTATGGTTGTCCAGTAATCCTGCTAGAGTCCCTACACGGGTTTGTGTGATGGCTATACTAGTAGTGACTCTACGAATTTTGTATAACATCAACGGTCAAGGCATATGGGAG AAGATTTGTGAGGAAAGAAGAAACACAGGTGGATCTGATCCTGATGAAAATTTACCAACTTTCACGATTCTCGATGACAGTAACAGAGAGGAGTTTGGGTTGAGAGAACTGTTGTGTGCTATTGCAGCTGCCTATGATAAAATAAATGTTGTGCACG ACTACTCAAGTGACCTCCGTTCTTATCTCAAATACTGCAATGAAGTTATTTTTACTGGGCTTACATGTTCAACGGAAGAGGAGAATCTCATAGAGATCTTTCGGGATATGTACAAGGCCAGGGAG GATGACAATCCAAAAGAGCATATAAAATCCCAGTCTCAAGATATTGAAGAAATGACAATTACAGATGGAGTGAAAAAGCGCTCCCGGGATGGAACATTTATTGAAGCAAGTTGCATTTCTTCATCTTCAGGTGATGATGCACTGCAAATCATCAAGTCAGAGATGCAAGATCATGGATTTCATTATATGCCGCCTAGGAAGCCAAGGAAATCTGATGGTTATCTTCGTTACAGGAGGCGGAGACTAAGTGGTGGCTTTGTTTGTGTTGCGCATGCTGATTACTACATGTTGCTACGAGCTTTTGCAAAGCTTGCAGAAGTTAATGTTTGTATCATGCATATCAGTGTGTTAAATCTTGAGAAGAGACTTGCATGTATTGAGGATCGAATTAAAAGAAGCTTGAACACCTTACAGAACCTCTCTAGCCAACCAAAATATGAGCTAAGGCCTGTATCCGATTGA
- the LOC120639493 gene encoding TATA box-binding protein-associated factor RNA polymerase I subunit B-like isoform X5, whose product MDLDPGGASPDPFGCGALHLVCEYCGSADDYSADDAEEGMFTCRRCYAVHATQATAADPHDFPATGSISVRRVATQPTAKLTTPTPAPYPRTPHAPAPAAAPAGTGFDDFREPSEPRDFAPSAGARGKPEDLGARVRWRYVRGLQVILQRQLEVLVERHQVGALVCGVAGPIWVRWVAASKVFDNMWAHQVLADHSKRSGGGDGSIFPHQKDRRRVEFAFLRSLRTLLPVYSTLAVCFLACHIAREAILPSDIYRWAMESKIPYLAVFTDVDRLLGSSLYQQRCPLDARQLFRPVQVIGAWQLEAAAGSIAQRIGLRLPSVNFYAIAYRCLKDLALPVDKILPHACRIYEWAMPAELWLSSNPARVPTRVCVMAILVVTLRILYNINGQGIWEKICEERRNTGGSDPDENLPTFTILDDSNREEFGLRELLCAIAAAYDKINVVHDMLVLPNTNRAN is encoded by the exons ATGGATCTCGACCCCGGCggcgcctcgcccgacccctttGGCTGCGGCGCCCTCCACCTCGTATGCGAATACTGCGGCTCCGCCGATGACTACAGCGCCGACGACGCTGAAGAGGGGATGTTCACGTGCCGCCGGTGCTATGCCGTGCACGCCACGCAGGcaaccgccgccgacccgcacGACTTCCCCGCCACAGGCAGCATCTCCGTCCGCCGCGTCGCCACCCAGCCCACCGCCAAGCTCACCACCCCCACACCCGCGCCCTACCCGAGGACCCCTCACGCCCCCGCCCCAGCTGCCGCCCCCGCCGGGACTGGGTTCGACGACTTCCGGGAGCCGAGCGAGCCGCGGGATTTTGCGCCCAGCGCCGGGGCGCGGGGGAAGCCCGAGGATCTGGGGGCGCGGGTGCGCTGGCGCTACGTGAGGGGCCTCCAGGTCATTCTGCAGCGGCAGCTGGAGGTGCTGGTGGAGCGCCACCAGGTGGGCGCGCTCGTATGTGGCGTCGCTGGACCCATCTGGGTGCGGTGGGTCGCTGCATCCAAGGTGTTCGACAATATGTGGGCGCACCAGGTGCTCGCGGACCACAGCAAGCGTTCTGGTGGTGGAG ATGGTAGTATCTTTCCGCATCAAAAAGACAGGCGCAGGGTTGAGTTTGCCTTTCTGCGCTCACTGAGAACGTTGCTGCCCGTTTACTCGACACTGGCAGTTTGTTTCTTGGCCTGTCATATTGCCCGTGAGGCCATCCTACCTAGTGACATTTACAGATGGGCAATGGAATCCAAAATTCCTTATCTGGCAGTGTTTACTGACGTAGACAGGCTCCTTGGGAGCTCACTGTACCAGCAACGCTGCCCTTTGGATGCAAGGCAGCTGTTCAGGCCGGTGCAAGTTATTGGAGCATGGCAACTAGAAGCTGCTGCTGGATCCATAGCACAAAGAATAGGCTTGAGACTTCCTTCAGTTAACTTTTATGCAATTGCATATCGTTGTTTGAAGGACTTGGCACTGCCTGTAGATAAAATCCTTCCCCACGCCTGCCGGATTTATGAGTGGGCAATGCCTGCAGAACTATGGTTGTCCAGTAATCCTGCTAGAGTCCCTACACGGGTTTGTGTGATGGCTATACTAGTAGTGACTCTACGAATTTTGTATAACATCAACGGTCAAGGCATATGGGAG AAGATTTGTGAGGAAAGAAGAAACACAGGTGGATCTGATCCTGATGAAAATTTACCAACTTTCACGATTCTCGATGACAGTAACAGAGAGGAGTTTGGGTTGAGAGAACTGTTGTGTGCTATTGCAGCTGCCTATGATAAAATAAATGTTGTGCACG ATATGCTTGTGCTTCCAAACACTAACAGGGCAAACTGA
- the LOC120639494 gene encoding wall-associated receptor kinase 2-like, with translation MVPVPLILCIFFLAEVMPDEASSRPSVSLPGCPDKCGNVSIPYPFGIGKECAATSLNSYFIVTCHPQQPTIGDQEAVVEVTDISLEHGEMRVLSPISHICFASSNTTFNKFGGGYNLQSTPFLPSPSRNRFMVIGCNTLGLIGGYQGAASQYAAGCYSYCEGINTTSDGAPCAGMGCCEAAIPANLTAFGVMFEMNQSKIWGFNPCFYAMVAEVGWYSFRKQDLVGNLGFIDSRAKRGAPIIADWAIRNSSCPEEGKEPPSGYACASANSYCTAANNGPGYLCQCSKGYEGNPYIPNGCQGMYLVFIQNLNRSGVSGILNTTQFYWC, from the coding sequence ATGGTCCCTGTACCCCTCATTCTATGCATATTCTTTCTCGCAGAGGTCATGCCAGATGAAGCCTCTTCTAGGCCCTCTGTATCATTGCCGGGCTGCCCGGATAAGTGTGGCAACGTGTCCATCCCCTACCCCTTCGGCATTGGCAAGGAATGTGCTGCGACCAGCTTAAACAGCTACTTCATCGTCACCTGCCATCCACAGCAGCCAACAATCGGGGACCAGGAAGCAGTGGTTGAGGTCACCGACATCTCACTGGAGCATGGTGAGATGCGTGTGCTCAGCCCCATCAGCCACATCTGCTTCGCGTCATCAAACACCACGTTCAACAAGTTTGGTGGAGGTTACAATCTGCAGTCCACGCCCTTCCTCCCCTCACCGTCGCGCAACCGCTTCATGGTCATCGGCTGCAACACCCTGGGGCTCATCGGAGGGTACCAGGGCGCCGCAAGCCAGTATGCAGCCGGGTGCTACTCCTACTGCGAGGGCATCAACACTACATCTGATGGCGCACCGTGTGCTGGGATGGGCTGTTGCGAGGCTGCAATCCCTGCGAACCTCACTGCCTTTGGAGTGATGTTTGAGATGAACCAAAGCAAGATCTGGGGCTTCAACCCATGCTTCTACGCCATGGTCGCGGAGGTTGGGTGGTACAGTTTCAGGAAGCAGGACCTTGTTGGCAACCTTGGATTCATTGACTCTAGAGCCAAGAGGGGTGCCCCCATCATCGCTGACTGGGCCATTAGGAACAGCTCGTGCCCAGAAGAGGGGAAGGAACCACCCAGTGGCTATGCCTGTGCCAGTGCAAACAGCTACTGCACAGCGGCAAACAATGGTCCAGGCTATCTATGCCAATGCTCCAAAGGATACGAGGGTAACCCTTATATTCCAAATGGCTGCCAAGGTATGTATTTAGTATTTATCCAAAATTTAAATAGGTCTGGAGTTTCTGGGATACTGAATACTACCCAGTTTTACTGGTGCTGA